In Malus sylvestris chromosome 15, drMalSylv7.2, whole genome shotgun sequence, a single genomic region encodes these proteins:
- the LOC126604402 gene encoding uncharacterized protein At5g08430-like isoform X1, which yields MPRKSKRRKEEICEDYCFRCKDGGAVRICDYKDCLKVYHPQCVEKDDSFLKSKDRWTCNRHSCFICQRIPKFYCFCCPQAVCGRCLCDAEFAVVKGSEGFCNHCLKLAIMIEENVDVDSDGGRVDFKERNTFEFLFMEYWEIIKEKHGLSSEQVYSAKDLLKNGENHTHDSDFDLNEISQEEESFTESDEESDDDNWKGREEYVPVGKKKRSKGNQCAMKRKAKATKIEFRGWGSKSLLEFLISIGKDTTKELSQNEVTTIVSNYCKEHNLFHPQKKKMVMCDPMLQSLLGKKSININRLYNLLDAHFAENLDLTEEDETGSSSEDNDKNLMVTCNRQPKLVSDRQPQKTNVVPGVRKTCFASIVAENIKLVYLKRSLVEELLKQPETFDEKVVGSFVRVKSDPNDYSQKNSYQLLQVKGTRKTSSNGEMNTEIFMQLVNMPKDVQVCELSNDDFCEEECKDLHQRVKEGKLKRPTVVELEQKARCLHKDIMERWIARELSLLQKRIDQANEKGWRRELEQYLDKKLLLEKPSEQFRLINEVPEVIADVEKLEPTPENSLSQDQTEHDGSPESAPRARWSSQTPRTGLANRTVYYEKGGTDPSGTEKFKPTPESSPRKDKQECDGFPDSAFKGSCPTPNTNLASGTLCLPNGGTDPAEVRGGIRQKEHQFVQVKNKSHKVLFSEEFIKKPLDFASQGKPDIDLQEPHHFSSGVDIKRQSEECVEQKLKNESTSKAELIELSDDDEDVHDEVKAPASEDPDSALWHCMSPLGETRGPYKMSLLRQWNNSSCRPLKFKVWKEGQSEEEAVFLDDAVRQSLPNT from the exons ATGCCGAGAAAGAgtaaaagaagaaaggaagaaattTGTGAAGATTATTGCTTTCGATGCAAAGATGGAGGAGCTGTGAGGATATGTGATTATAA GGACTGTCTAAAAGTTTATCATCCTCAGTGTGTCGAAAAAGATGACTCGTTTTTGAAGAGCAAAGATCGCTGGACTTGCA ACCGCCATTCTTGCTTCATATGCCAAAGAATTCCCAAGTTTTATTGCTTTTGCTGCCCGCAAGCTGTGTGCGGGCGTTGCCTCTGTGATGCTGAGTTTGCTGTAGTTAAGGGGAGTGAAGGATTTTGCAATCATTGTTTGAAGCTTGCAATAATGATAGAAGAAAATGTGGATGTGGATTCTGATGGG GGGAGAGTTGATTTCAAAGAAAGAAATACGTTTGAGTTCCTATTCATGGAATATTGGGAAATAATAAAAGAGAAACATGGCTTATCTTCAGAGCAGGTTTACTCCGCAAAAGACTTATTGAAGAATGGTGAGAACCATACACATGACTCTGACTTCGATTTAAACGAAATTTctcaagaagaagaaagtttTACTGAATCTGATGAAGAAAGTGATGACGACAATTGGAAAGGTAGAGAAGAATACGTGCCAGTTGGCAAAAAGAAGAGATCCAAGGGAAACCAGTGTGCAATGAaaaggaaagcaaaagcaacgaAAATAGAGTTTAGAGGATGGGGGTCAAAATCTCTCTTAGAATTCCTCATTTCCATCGGGAAAGATACAACCAAGGAGTTATCGCAGAATGAAGTTACCACTATAGTTTCAAACTACTGTAAAGAACACAACCTTTTTCACCCACAGAAAAAGAAGATGGTAATGTGTGATCCAATGCTGCAGTCTCTTTTGGGAaagaaatctatcaatataaaTAGGTTATATAACCTTCTGGATGCCCATTTTGCTGAGAATCTTGACTTAACCGAGGAGGATGAGACTGGCAGTAGTTCTGAAGACAATGATAAGAATCTTATGGTGACTTGTAATAGGCAGCCCAAGTTGGTCTCAGATAGACAACCTCAAAAGACAAATGTAGTTCCGGGTGTGCGGAAAACCTGTTTTGCTTCCATAGTTGCTGAAAACATTAAGCTTGTGTACCTGAAGAGGAGTTTGGTGGAGGAATTGTTAAAGCAACCTGAGACTTTTGATGAAAAAGTAGTAGGAAGTTTTGTGAGAGTCAAATCTGACCCAAATGATTATTCACAGAAAAATTCTTACCAGCTCTTGCAAGTCAAAG GCACACGGAAAACTTCGAGCAATGGTGAAATGAATACAGAAATTTTCATGCAACTTGTCAATATGCCAAAAGATGTACAGGTCTGCGAGCTGTCAAATGATGACTTCTGTGAG GAAGAGTGTAAAGATTTGCATCAGAGAGTGAAAGAAGGAAAGCTTAAGAGGCCCACTGTT GTGGAGCTTGAACAGAAGGCTAGATGTCTGCACAAGGATATAATGGAGCGT TGGATTGCTAGAGAGCTGTCTCTGTTGCAAAAGCGCATTGACCAGGCAAATGAAAAAGGATGGAGGAGAGA GCTTGAGCAATACTTGGATAAGAAGCTGCTTCTTGAGAAACCATCAGAACAATTCcgattaataaatgaggttccAGAAGTAATTGCAGATGTAGAAAAACTTGAACCTACTCCTGAGAACTCTCTAAGCCAGGATCAAACAGAACATGATGGATCACCTGAATCAGCCCCCAGAGCCAGATGGTCTTCTCAAACTCCCAGAACTGGTCTAGCCAACAGAACTGTCTACTACGAAAAGGGCGGAACAGATCCATCAG GTACAGAAAAATTTAAACCTACTCCTGAGAGCTCTCCAAGGAAGGACAAACAAGAATGTGATGGCTTTCCTGATTCAGCCTTCAAAGGGTCCTGTCCAACTCCAAACACTAATTTAGCCAGTGGAACTTTGTGTCTTCCAAATGGAGGAACTGATCCGGCAG AAGTTCGAGGTGGCATTCGTCAAAAGGAGCACCAATTCGTTCAAGTGAAGAACAAGTCTCATAAAGTCTTGTTCTCTGAAGAGTTTATAAAAAAACCTCTTGATTTTGCTTCCCAAGGTAAACCTGATATCGACCTGCAAGAGCCGCACCATTTTAGTTCCGGTGTCGATATTAAAAGGCAAAGTGAAGAAtgtgttgagcaaaaattgaaaaatgaaagcACATCCAAAGCTGAGTTAATTGAGCTAAgcgatgatgatgaagatgtaCATGATGAAGTTAAAGCACCTGCATCTGAAGACCCAGATTCTGCACTATGGCATTGTATGAGTCCTCTTGGTGAAACAAGAGGCCCCTATAAAATGTCATTGTTAAGGCAGTGGAACAATTCAAGTTGCCGTCCATTGAAATTCAAGGTTTGGAAGGAGGGTCAAAGCGAGGAAGAGGCAGTGTTTCTTGATGATGCCGTTCGTCAAAGTCTTCCCAATACGTAG
- the LOC126604402 gene encoding uncharacterized protein At5g08430-like isoform X2 — protein sequence MPRKSKRRKEEICEDYCFRCKDGGAVRICDYKDCLKVYHPQCVEKDDSFLKSKDRWTCNRHSCFICQRIPKFYCFCCPQAVCGRCLCDAEFAVVKGSEGFCNHCLKLAIMIEENVDVDSDGGRVDFKERNTFEFLFMEYWEIIKEKHGLSSEQVYSAKDLLKNGENHTHDSDFDLNEISQEEESFTESDEESDDDNWKGREEYVPVGKKKRSKGNQCAMKRKAKATKIEFRGWGSKSLLEFLISIGKDTTKELSQNEVTTIVSNYCKEHNLFHPQKKKMVMCDPMLQSLLGKKSININRLYNLLDAHFAENLDLTEEDETGSSSEDNDKNLMVTCNRQPKLVSDRQPQKTNVVPGVRKTCFASIVAENIKLVYLKRSLVEELLKQPETFDEKVVGSFVRVKSDPNDYSQKNSYQLLQVKGTRKTSSNGEMNTEIFMQLVNMPKDVQVCELSNDDFCEEECKDLHQRVKEGKLKRPTVVELEQKARCLHKDIMERWIARELSLLQKRIDQANEKGWRRELEQYLDKKLLLEKPSEQFRLINEVPEVIADVEKLEPTPENSLSQDQTEHDGSPESAPRARWSSQTPRTGLANRTVYYEKGGTDPSEKFKPTPESSPRKDKQECDGFPDSAFKGSCPTPNTNLASGTLCLPNGGTDPAEVRGGIRQKEHQFVQVKNKSHKVLFSEEFIKKPLDFASQGKPDIDLQEPHHFSSGVDIKRQSEECVEQKLKNESTSKAELIELSDDDEDVHDEVKAPASEDPDSALWHCMSPLGETRGPYKMSLLRQWNNSSCRPLKFKVWKEGQSEEEAVFLDDAVRQSLPNT from the exons ATGCCGAGAAAGAgtaaaagaagaaaggaagaaattTGTGAAGATTATTGCTTTCGATGCAAAGATGGAGGAGCTGTGAGGATATGTGATTATAA GGACTGTCTAAAAGTTTATCATCCTCAGTGTGTCGAAAAAGATGACTCGTTTTTGAAGAGCAAAGATCGCTGGACTTGCA ACCGCCATTCTTGCTTCATATGCCAAAGAATTCCCAAGTTTTATTGCTTTTGCTGCCCGCAAGCTGTGTGCGGGCGTTGCCTCTGTGATGCTGAGTTTGCTGTAGTTAAGGGGAGTGAAGGATTTTGCAATCATTGTTTGAAGCTTGCAATAATGATAGAAGAAAATGTGGATGTGGATTCTGATGGG GGGAGAGTTGATTTCAAAGAAAGAAATACGTTTGAGTTCCTATTCATGGAATATTGGGAAATAATAAAAGAGAAACATGGCTTATCTTCAGAGCAGGTTTACTCCGCAAAAGACTTATTGAAGAATGGTGAGAACCATACACATGACTCTGACTTCGATTTAAACGAAATTTctcaagaagaagaaagtttTACTGAATCTGATGAAGAAAGTGATGACGACAATTGGAAAGGTAGAGAAGAATACGTGCCAGTTGGCAAAAAGAAGAGATCCAAGGGAAACCAGTGTGCAATGAaaaggaaagcaaaagcaacgaAAATAGAGTTTAGAGGATGGGGGTCAAAATCTCTCTTAGAATTCCTCATTTCCATCGGGAAAGATACAACCAAGGAGTTATCGCAGAATGAAGTTACCACTATAGTTTCAAACTACTGTAAAGAACACAACCTTTTTCACCCACAGAAAAAGAAGATGGTAATGTGTGATCCAATGCTGCAGTCTCTTTTGGGAaagaaatctatcaatataaaTAGGTTATATAACCTTCTGGATGCCCATTTTGCTGAGAATCTTGACTTAACCGAGGAGGATGAGACTGGCAGTAGTTCTGAAGACAATGATAAGAATCTTATGGTGACTTGTAATAGGCAGCCCAAGTTGGTCTCAGATAGACAACCTCAAAAGACAAATGTAGTTCCGGGTGTGCGGAAAACCTGTTTTGCTTCCATAGTTGCTGAAAACATTAAGCTTGTGTACCTGAAGAGGAGTTTGGTGGAGGAATTGTTAAAGCAACCTGAGACTTTTGATGAAAAAGTAGTAGGAAGTTTTGTGAGAGTCAAATCTGACCCAAATGATTATTCACAGAAAAATTCTTACCAGCTCTTGCAAGTCAAAG GCACACGGAAAACTTCGAGCAATGGTGAAATGAATACAGAAATTTTCATGCAACTTGTCAATATGCCAAAAGATGTACAGGTCTGCGAGCTGTCAAATGATGACTTCTGTGAG GAAGAGTGTAAAGATTTGCATCAGAGAGTGAAAGAAGGAAAGCTTAAGAGGCCCACTGTT GTGGAGCTTGAACAGAAGGCTAGATGTCTGCACAAGGATATAATGGAGCGT TGGATTGCTAGAGAGCTGTCTCTGTTGCAAAAGCGCATTGACCAGGCAAATGAAAAAGGATGGAGGAGAGA GCTTGAGCAATACTTGGATAAGAAGCTGCTTCTTGAGAAACCATCAGAACAATTCcgattaataaatgaggttccAGAAGTAATTGCAGATGTAGAAAAACTTGAACCTACTCCTGAGAACTCTCTAAGCCAGGATCAAACAGAACATGATGGATCACCTGAATCAGCCCCCAGAGCCAGATGGTCTTCTCAAACTCCCAGAACTGGTCTAGCCAACAGAACTGTCTACTACGAAAAGGGCGGAACAGATCCATCAG AAAAATTTAAACCTACTCCTGAGAGCTCTCCAAGGAAGGACAAACAAGAATGTGATGGCTTTCCTGATTCAGCCTTCAAAGGGTCCTGTCCAACTCCAAACACTAATTTAGCCAGTGGAACTTTGTGTCTTCCAAATGGAGGAACTGATCCGGCAG AAGTTCGAGGTGGCATTCGTCAAAAGGAGCACCAATTCGTTCAAGTGAAGAACAAGTCTCATAAAGTCTTGTTCTCTGAAGAGTTTATAAAAAAACCTCTTGATTTTGCTTCCCAAGGTAAACCTGATATCGACCTGCAAGAGCCGCACCATTTTAGTTCCGGTGTCGATATTAAAAGGCAAAGTGAAGAAtgtgttgagcaaaaattgaaaaatgaaagcACATCCAAAGCTGAGTTAATTGAGCTAAgcgatgatgatgaagatgtaCATGATGAAGTTAAAGCACCTGCATCTGAAGACCCAGATTCTGCACTATGGCATTGTATGAGTCCTCTTGGTGAAACAAGAGGCCCCTATAAAATGTCATTGTTAAGGCAGTGGAACAATTCAAGTTGCCGTCCATTGAAATTCAAGGTTTGGAAGGAGGGTCAAAGCGAGGAAGAGGCAGTGTTTCTTGATGATGCCGTTCGTCAAAGTCTTCCCAATACGTAG
- the LOC126604402 gene encoding uncharacterized protein At5g08430-like isoform X4, protein MEYWEIIKEKHGLSSEQVYSAKDLLKNGENHTHDSDFDLNEISQEEESFTESDEESDDDNWKGREEYVPVGKKKRSKGNQCAMKRKAKATKIEFRGWGSKSLLEFLISIGKDTTKELSQNEVTTIVSNYCKEHNLFHPQKKKMVMCDPMLQSLLGKKSININRLYNLLDAHFAENLDLTEEDETGSSSEDNDKNLMVTCNRQPKLVSDRQPQKTNVVPGVRKTCFASIVAENIKLVYLKRSLVEELLKQPETFDEKVVGSFVRVKSDPNDYSQKNSYQLLQVKGTRKTSSNGEMNTEIFMQLVNMPKDVQVCELSNDDFCEEECKDLHQRVKEGKLKRPTVVELEQKARCLHKDIMERWIARELSLLQKRIDQANEKGWRRELEQYLDKKLLLEKPSEQFRLINEVPEVIADVEKLEPTPENSLSQDQTEHDGSPESAPRARWSSQTPRTGLANRTVYYEKGGTDPSGTEKFKPTPESSPRKDKQECDGFPDSAFKGSCPTPNTNLASGTLCLPNGGTDPAEVRGGIRQKEHQFVQVKNKSHKVLFSEEFIKKPLDFASQGKPDIDLQEPHHFSSGVDIKRQSEECVEQKLKNESTSKAELIELSDDDEDVHDEVKAPASEDPDSALWHCMSPLGETRGPYKMSLLRQWNNSSCRPLKFKVWKEGQSEEEAVFLDDAVRQSLPNT, encoded by the exons ATGGAATATTGGGAAATAATAAAAGAGAAACATGGCTTATCTTCAGAGCAGGTTTACTCCGCAAAAGACTTATTGAAGAATGGTGAGAACCATACACATGACTCTGACTTCGATTTAAACGAAATTTctcaagaagaagaaagtttTACTGAATCTGATGAAGAAAGTGATGACGACAATTGGAAAGGTAGAGAAGAATACGTGCCAGTTGGCAAAAAGAAGAGATCCAAGGGAAACCAGTGTGCAATGAaaaggaaagcaaaagcaacgaAAATAGAGTTTAGAGGATGGGGGTCAAAATCTCTCTTAGAATTCCTCATTTCCATCGGGAAAGATACAACCAAGGAGTTATCGCAGAATGAAGTTACCACTATAGTTTCAAACTACTGTAAAGAACACAACCTTTTTCACCCACAGAAAAAGAAGATGGTAATGTGTGATCCAATGCTGCAGTCTCTTTTGGGAaagaaatctatcaatataaaTAGGTTATATAACCTTCTGGATGCCCATTTTGCTGAGAATCTTGACTTAACCGAGGAGGATGAGACTGGCAGTAGTTCTGAAGACAATGATAAGAATCTTATGGTGACTTGTAATAGGCAGCCCAAGTTGGTCTCAGATAGACAACCTCAAAAGACAAATGTAGTTCCGGGTGTGCGGAAAACCTGTTTTGCTTCCATAGTTGCTGAAAACATTAAGCTTGTGTACCTGAAGAGGAGTTTGGTGGAGGAATTGTTAAAGCAACCTGAGACTTTTGATGAAAAAGTAGTAGGAAGTTTTGTGAGAGTCAAATCTGACCCAAATGATTATTCACAGAAAAATTCTTACCAGCTCTTGCAAGTCAAAG GCACACGGAAAACTTCGAGCAATGGTGAAATGAATACAGAAATTTTCATGCAACTTGTCAATATGCCAAAAGATGTACAGGTCTGCGAGCTGTCAAATGATGACTTCTGTGAG GAAGAGTGTAAAGATTTGCATCAGAGAGTGAAAGAAGGAAAGCTTAAGAGGCCCACTGTT GTGGAGCTTGAACAGAAGGCTAGATGTCTGCACAAGGATATAATGGAGCGT TGGATTGCTAGAGAGCTGTCTCTGTTGCAAAAGCGCATTGACCAGGCAAATGAAAAAGGATGGAGGAGAGA GCTTGAGCAATACTTGGATAAGAAGCTGCTTCTTGAGAAACCATCAGAACAATTCcgattaataaatgaggttccAGAAGTAATTGCAGATGTAGAAAAACTTGAACCTACTCCTGAGAACTCTCTAAGCCAGGATCAAACAGAACATGATGGATCACCTGAATCAGCCCCCAGAGCCAGATGGTCTTCTCAAACTCCCAGAACTGGTCTAGCCAACAGAACTGTCTACTACGAAAAGGGCGGAACAGATCCATCAG GTACAGAAAAATTTAAACCTACTCCTGAGAGCTCTCCAAGGAAGGACAAACAAGAATGTGATGGCTTTCCTGATTCAGCCTTCAAAGGGTCCTGTCCAACTCCAAACACTAATTTAGCCAGTGGAACTTTGTGTCTTCCAAATGGAGGAACTGATCCGGCAG AAGTTCGAGGTGGCATTCGTCAAAAGGAGCACCAATTCGTTCAAGTGAAGAACAAGTCTCATAAAGTCTTGTTCTCTGAAGAGTTTATAAAAAAACCTCTTGATTTTGCTTCCCAAGGTAAACCTGATATCGACCTGCAAGAGCCGCACCATTTTAGTTCCGGTGTCGATATTAAAAGGCAAAGTGAAGAAtgtgttgagcaaaaattgaaaaatgaaagcACATCCAAAGCTGAGTTAATTGAGCTAAgcgatgatgatgaagatgtaCATGATGAAGTTAAAGCACCTGCATCTGAAGACCCAGATTCTGCACTATGGCATTGTATGAGTCCTCTTGGTGAAACAAGAGGCCCCTATAAAATGTCATTGTTAAGGCAGTGGAACAATTCAAGTTGCCGTCCATTGAAATTCAAGGTTTGGAAGGAGGGTCAAAGCGAGGAAGAGGCAGTGTTTCTTGATGATGCCGTTCGTCAAAGTCTTCCCAATACGTAG
- the LOC126604402 gene encoding uncharacterized protein At5g08430-like isoform X3, which translates to MRILCMEKDRHSCFICQRIPKFYCFCCPQAVCGRCLCDAEFAVVKGSEGFCNHCLKLAIMIEENVDVDSDGGRVDFKERNTFEFLFMEYWEIIKEKHGLSSEQVYSAKDLLKNGENHTHDSDFDLNEISQEEESFTESDEESDDDNWKGREEYVPVGKKKRSKGNQCAMKRKAKATKIEFRGWGSKSLLEFLISIGKDTTKELSQNEVTTIVSNYCKEHNLFHPQKKKMVMCDPMLQSLLGKKSININRLYNLLDAHFAENLDLTEEDETGSSSEDNDKNLMVTCNRQPKLVSDRQPQKTNVVPGVRKTCFASIVAENIKLVYLKRSLVEELLKQPETFDEKVVGSFVRVKSDPNDYSQKNSYQLLQVKGTRKTSSNGEMNTEIFMQLVNMPKDVQVCELSNDDFCEEECKDLHQRVKEGKLKRPTVVELEQKARCLHKDIMERWIARELSLLQKRIDQANEKGWRRELEQYLDKKLLLEKPSEQFRLINEVPEVIADVEKLEPTPENSLSQDQTEHDGSPESAPRARWSSQTPRTGLANRTVYYEKGGTDPSGTEKFKPTPESSPRKDKQECDGFPDSAFKGSCPTPNTNLASGTLCLPNGGTDPAEVRGGIRQKEHQFVQVKNKSHKVLFSEEFIKKPLDFASQGKPDIDLQEPHHFSSGVDIKRQSEECVEQKLKNESTSKAELIELSDDDEDVHDEVKAPASEDPDSALWHCMSPLGETRGPYKMSLLRQWNNSSCRPLKFKVWKEGQSEEEAVFLDDAVRQSLPNT; encoded by the exons ATGCGCATTTTATGCATGGAAAAAG ACCGCCATTCTTGCTTCATATGCCAAAGAATTCCCAAGTTTTATTGCTTTTGCTGCCCGCAAGCTGTGTGCGGGCGTTGCCTCTGTGATGCTGAGTTTGCTGTAGTTAAGGGGAGTGAAGGATTTTGCAATCATTGTTTGAAGCTTGCAATAATGATAGAAGAAAATGTGGATGTGGATTCTGATGGG GGGAGAGTTGATTTCAAAGAAAGAAATACGTTTGAGTTCCTATTCATGGAATATTGGGAAATAATAAAAGAGAAACATGGCTTATCTTCAGAGCAGGTTTACTCCGCAAAAGACTTATTGAAGAATGGTGAGAACCATACACATGACTCTGACTTCGATTTAAACGAAATTTctcaagaagaagaaagtttTACTGAATCTGATGAAGAAAGTGATGACGACAATTGGAAAGGTAGAGAAGAATACGTGCCAGTTGGCAAAAAGAAGAGATCCAAGGGAAACCAGTGTGCAATGAaaaggaaagcaaaagcaacgaAAATAGAGTTTAGAGGATGGGGGTCAAAATCTCTCTTAGAATTCCTCATTTCCATCGGGAAAGATACAACCAAGGAGTTATCGCAGAATGAAGTTACCACTATAGTTTCAAACTACTGTAAAGAACACAACCTTTTTCACCCACAGAAAAAGAAGATGGTAATGTGTGATCCAATGCTGCAGTCTCTTTTGGGAaagaaatctatcaatataaaTAGGTTATATAACCTTCTGGATGCCCATTTTGCTGAGAATCTTGACTTAACCGAGGAGGATGAGACTGGCAGTAGTTCTGAAGACAATGATAAGAATCTTATGGTGACTTGTAATAGGCAGCCCAAGTTGGTCTCAGATAGACAACCTCAAAAGACAAATGTAGTTCCGGGTGTGCGGAAAACCTGTTTTGCTTCCATAGTTGCTGAAAACATTAAGCTTGTGTACCTGAAGAGGAGTTTGGTGGAGGAATTGTTAAAGCAACCTGAGACTTTTGATGAAAAAGTAGTAGGAAGTTTTGTGAGAGTCAAATCTGACCCAAATGATTATTCACAGAAAAATTCTTACCAGCTCTTGCAAGTCAAAG GCACACGGAAAACTTCGAGCAATGGTGAAATGAATACAGAAATTTTCATGCAACTTGTCAATATGCCAAAAGATGTACAGGTCTGCGAGCTGTCAAATGATGACTTCTGTGAG GAAGAGTGTAAAGATTTGCATCAGAGAGTGAAAGAAGGAAAGCTTAAGAGGCCCACTGTT GTGGAGCTTGAACAGAAGGCTAGATGTCTGCACAAGGATATAATGGAGCGT TGGATTGCTAGAGAGCTGTCTCTGTTGCAAAAGCGCATTGACCAGGCAAATGAAAAAGGATGGAGGAGAGA GCTTGAGCAATACTTGGATAAGAAGCTGCTTCTTGAGAAACCATCAGAACAATTCcgattaataaatgaggttccAGAAGTAATTGCAGATGTAGAAAAACTTGAACCTACTCCTGAGAACTCTCTAAGCCAGGATCAAACAGAACATGATGGATCACCTGAATCAGCCCCCAGAGCCAGATGGTCTTCTCAAACTCCCAGAACTGGTCTAGCCAACAGAACTGTCTACTACGAAAAGGGCGGAACAGATCCATCAG GTACAGAAAAATTTAAACCTACTCCTGAGAGCTCTCCAAGGAAGGACAAACAAGAATGTGATGGCTTTCCTGATTCAGCCTTCAAAGGGTCCTGTCCAACTCCAAACACTAATTTAGCCAGTGGAACTTTGTGTCTTCCAAATGGAGGAACTGATCCGGCAG AAGTTCGAGGTGGCATTCGTCAAAAGGAGCACCAATTCGTTCAAGTGAAGAACAAGTCTCATAAAGTCTTGTTCTCTGAAGAGTTTATAAAAAAACCTCTTGATTTTGCTTCCCAAGGTAAACCTGATATCGACCTGCAAGAGCCGCACCATTTTAGTTCCGGTGTCGATATTAAAAGGCAAAGTGAAGAAtgtgttgagcaaaaattgaaaaatgaaagcACATCCAAAGCTGAGTTAATTGAGCTAAgcgatgatgatgaagatgtaCATGATGAAGTTAAAGCACCTGCATCTGAAGACCCAGATTCTGCACTATGGCATTGTATGAGTCCTCTTGGTGAAACAAGAGGCCCCTATAAAATGTCATTGTTAAGGCAGTGGAACAATTCAAGTTGCCGTCCATTGAAATTCAAGGTTTGGAAGGAGGGTCAAAGCGAGGAAGAGGCAGTGTTTCTTGATGATGCCGTTCGTCAAAGTCTTCCCAATACGTAG